CGCAACTGTAAAGCGTGTTTTTTAATAAAATTTTGATCTTCGGGTTCTTCTGCGTTTGCAGCCCGCAAAAATAAATCATCTAATAATTCAATAATATTGGCAAAACTATCTCGAAAAATTCCCGATAAATTTGCTAAAACATCAATGCGAGGATGATTGATATTTTCTAACGGTTGTAATTCATAACGAACAATTCGTCCAGTTCCTTCTTTAACAGGTTCCGCTCCGACTAATTCTAAGATAATTCCTAATGACTCTCCCCGCGTTTTAATCGCATCTAAACCCCATAACATCACCGCCACCGTTTCAGGATAATTCCCCGTTTCTGCTAACTGTTGAGCGATGATTTTTTGAGCGATTTCCCGCCCTCTTAAATAGGCCGCAGCAGAAGGCATTCGATAGGGATCTAACGCATGAATATTGCGTCCAGTTGGCAACACTCCCGGCCCATCTCGCAGTAAATCCCCACCGGGGGCGGGAGGAATATATTCTCCATTTAATCCTCGTAATAAATTCGTTAATTCATCGGAAGTTTGCAGCAATAAACCGCGAATTTGAGTTTCTGTTTCTGGGGTTAACTCATTCATTGATTCAGTGGAATAAGCATTCAGATAAGTTGTTAATTCCTCTTCTGTTGGGTTTTCTCCAAAGGTATGTAATCCAGAGGAAAATAATCGCTGTTCAAGCACTTGCAAATAATCATAAATTTTGATAAAATAATTGTAGAGAACTTCCACACTAAATAATCGAGCATTTTCTAAATTAAAAGCAATTCCTAATTTTTTTCCTTCCTCAAAGGGACAATCTACCTCTAAACCCATATCCACAATTTGCTGACTAATTACCTCTTGAAGGGTCGAGTTTTTCTGGGGCTCTTCTCGATATTCTGCAATTAATTCCCGTAAAGATACCAATTGTTTATAGAGTCCGGCGCGACCATAAGGCGGAACATTATAGGAAATTAACACCCCATAACCTCGACGTTTTGCTAAAATAGATTCTGAGGGATTATTGGCAGCATACAGATATAAATTGGGCAGATTTCCCAGTAAAATATCTGACCAAGAATAGCCCGTATTTCCTAACGGTGAACCGGGCAACCATTCAACAGTTCCGTGCATTCCAAAATGAACAATAGCATCGGCTTGAAAGTCTTTTTGTAACCATTGATAAAAGGCTGTATATTGGGGATGGGGGGTTAAATCTCGTTCAAACATTAACCGCATCGGATCACCCGATAACCCTAAAGGCGGTTGAACTCCAATCCAAATATTACCCAGTTGAATACCGCCAATATGATAATCTTCTCCCCAGGTTTTTATCCCAGTTTCTGTTAAGGATTTCCATTGTTTCTCAACACGGCTTCGTTGTAAATAGCCTAACCATTTTTCTAATTTTTCTACATTAACTTGATTAGAAATAACCGAACCCTCAGCCAACACAAAGTTCTGTTTTACTTCTAAGGTTTCATCCGCTATTTTAACCTTCTGAATTAAACTTTCACCCGTTTCCGGCAACTCTCCAACACTATATCCTTGTTGTTTTAAAGCCTTCAAAACCTTGATTAAGCTCTGGGGTACATTCAATAACGCTGCGGTTCCGGTTGCGCCATATCCGGGGGGAAATCCATATAAAATAATAGCAACTTTGCGGTTTTCAGGCGGTTTTTGTCTGAGTTTTATCCAACTTTTCACCCGTCCGGTTAACCGTTTTACTCGTTCAGGAATTAAATAAATTTCTTCTCCAACTAACCCCCCTAAAGGAACTGTATCAATAGCACCATCGAGTTCCGGTAAAGCATATAAAACAACGCTTTGTAACCCCCCTATTCCTTGACGAGTCCAAGATAATAAATCTTGAATTAATAGGGGTGCTGCAATAAAATAAGGAACGTTTTTGACGGTTAAAATCCCTTTAGCAATTTCTACCTGTCGTCCGGCTTCCATCGAACCTGCTGGCCCTCCAACTAAGGGAAACCCAATGGTTGAAACAATAGCATCAACCTTTACAGCATCTTTAGATAAGGATAAGGTTTCAATATTTCCCTGTTCTCGCTTATTTAATTCATCCGTTGTTGTCATCCAATCTCTAACCGCAACATGACCTTCAACGCCATTAATAAAAATCGGCAAGGGGGTTAAATTATCCTGTTGAAAATAGCGAATTAATTTAGGAATATAATTTTGTTGAGTAATAACGTGCTTCCGATATAACAGAAGACCCACAACAGGATTATTAACTGCGTCTGGATATTGGTGGTGATACCATTCTAAATAAGCTTTAGGCGATTCAAAATAACCGTTATAATCGGGATGTAATAATCCCATATTAGGCGTTTCTATGGGCGGAGGAATTTCTCCAACGGTTAACCCTAAATAATTGGTGGCAATTGTCCAAAACATAGCGGCAACATTTTCCGTTCCCCCTGCATTCCAATAGCCATATATAATTAACCAGTTGCGGAGATCTTGAACTTTCTTAACCGGAATAAATTTTAATAATTTCGGCCCTGTTTTCAGAAAGCTAATATAACCCGCAAGTTTATCTTCTTCTTTCCCACTGGAAAATTTACTCAGAATAAATTGTACAGGTTTG
Above is a window of Planktothrix sp. FACHB-1365 DNA encoding:
- the bchH gene encoding magnesium chelatase subunit H yields the protein MKRIVLIAGFESFNADLYRNAAQLASVRCPELEIFVFSDRAISTEPDTVAAALETADVFFASLLFDYDQVLWLRERVQKIPIRLVFESALELMSLTQIGAFKIGDKPKGMPKPVQFILSKFSSGKEEDKLAGYISFLKTGPKLLKFIPVKKVQDLRNWLIIYGYWNAGGTENVAAMFWTIATNYLGLTVGEIPPPIETPNMGLLHPDYNGYFESPKAYLEWYHHQYPDAVNNPVVGLLLYRKHVITQQNYIPKLIRYFQQDNLTPLPIFINGVEGHVAVRDWMTTTDELNKREQGNIETLSLSKDAVKVDAIVSTIGFPLVGGPAGSMEAGRQVEIAKGILTVKNVPYFIAAPLLIQDLLSWTRQGIGGLQSVVLYALPELDGAIDTVPLGGLVGEEIYLIPERVKRLTGRVKSWIKLRQKPPENRKVAIILYGFPPGYGATGTAALLNVPQSLIKVLKALKQQGYSVGELPETGESLIQKVKIADETLEVKQNFVLAEGSVISNQVNVEKLEKWLGYLQRSRVEKQWKSLTETGIKTWGEDYHIGGIQLGNIWIGVQPPLGLSGDPMRLMFERDLTPHPQYTAFYQWLQKDFQADAIVHFGMHGTVEWLPGSPLGNTGYSWSDILLGNLPNLYLYAANNPSESILAKRRGYGVLISYNVPPYGRAGLYKQLVSLRELIAEYREEPQKNSTLQEVISQQIVDMGLEVDCPFEEGKKLGIAFNLENARLFSVEVLYNYFIKIYDYLQVLEQRLFSSGLHTFGENPTEEELTTYLNAYSTESMNELTPETETQIRGLLLQTSDELTNLLRGLNGEYIPPAPGGDLLRDGPGVLPTGRNIHALDPYRMPSAAAYLRGREIAQKIIAQQLAETGNYPETVAVMLWGLDAIKTRGESLGIILELVGAEPVKEGTGRIVRYELQPLENINHPRIDVLANLSGIFRDSFANIIELLDDLFLRAANAEEPEDQNFIKKHALQLRSQGVENPSARLFSNPSGDFGSLVNDQIVDGNWESGDELANTWKGRNVFSYGRQDKGQARPEVMTQLLNTMDNIVQEIDSVEYGLTDIQEYYANTGGLKRAAEQHQGKKVKANFIESFSKDTTPRLLDDLLRIEYRTKLLNPKWADAMVNQGSGGAYEISQRMTALMGWGGTTNFKENWVYDQAAKTYALDEKRANQLRQANPEAFRNIVGRMLEAQGRGFWETDAETLEKLRALYDLTEQELEGITV